One stretch of Methanothrix sp. DNA includes these proteins:
- a CDS encoding terminase family protein, with protein sequence MLGFEPDPWQAEVLRSSAKRLLLNCSRQSGKSTVVALLALHTAMYWPGSLILCLSPTLRQSAELFRNVIRFYRMNMSASEAIPAESETALRLVLENGSRIISLPGKEQTVRGFASVSLLVIDEAARVPDDLYYSVRPMLAVSQGRMVALSTPFGTRGWWYEAWTNGGPEWERWEIPASKCPRISPEFLEEERRVLGSYWFEQEYNCKFLDAKTQVFRREDIDSMFREQVEVWDL encoded by the coding sequence ATGCTTGGCTTCGAGCCGGACCCATGGCAGGCGGAGGTTCTGAGGTCGAGCGCAAAAAGGTTGCTGCTGAATTGCTCGCGCCAGAGCGGGAAGTCAACAGTTGTTGCTCTGCTGGCGTTGCACACTGCGATGTACTGGCCCGGGAGCCTGATTCTGTGCCTCTCGCCGACGCTGCGGCAATCTGCGGAGCTGTTCAGGAATGTGATACGGTTCTACCGCATGAATATGAGTGCATCTGAGGCAATCCCAGCCGAATCTGAGACAGCGCTTCGGTTGGTCTTAGAGAATGGTTCGCGTATAATTTCACTGCCCGGCAAGGAGCAGACTGTTCGCGGGTTCGCGTCTGTATCTTTGCTTGTGATCGACGAGGCTGCCAGGGTGCCTGACGATCTCTATTACTCGGTGAGGCCCATGCTGGCGGTCTCGCAGGGTCGGATGGTTGCGCTTTCAACACCATTTGGTACACGCGGCTGGTGGTACGAAGCCTGGACGAACGGAGGCCCAGAATGGGAGCGCTGGGAGATTCCTGCATCGAAGTGTCCTCGCATCTCTCCGGAGTTCCTTGAGGAAGAGCGAAGGGTTCTGGGATCGTACTGGTTCGAGCAGGAGTACAACTGCAAGTTTCTTGATGCGAAAACGCAGGTGTTCCGGCGGGAGGATATAGATTCTATGTTCCGTGAGCAGGTGGAGGTCTGGGACCTTTGA